In the Nocardioides panaciterrulae genome, CCGATGCTGGTGCTGCAGCCCAACAAGACGCTCGCGGCCCAGTTCGCCAACGAGCTGCGCCAGCTGTTCCCGGACAACGCGATCGAGTACTTCGTCTCGTACTACGACTACTACCAGCCCGAGGCCTACGTCCCGCAGACCGACACCTACATCGAGAAGGACTCCTCGATCAACGAGGAGGTCGAGCGGCTGCGGCACTCCGCGACCAACTCGCTGCTGACCCGCCGCGACGTGATCGTGGTCAGCACGGTCTCGTGCATCTACGGCCTGGGCACGCCGCAGGAGTACGTCGACCGGATGCTGCGGCTGCGCGTCGGCGAGGAGCACGACCGTGACTCGATCCTGCGCCGGCTGGTCGAGATCCAGTACACCCGCAACGACATGAGCTTCACCCGTGGCACCTTCCGGGTGCGTGGGGACACCCTCGAGATCTTCCCGGTCTACGAGGAGCACGCGGTGCGCATCGAGTTCTTCGGCGACGAGATCGAGCGGCTGATGACGCTGCACGCGGTCACCGGCGAGGTGCTGACCGAGGACGAGGAGCTCTACGTCTTCCCGGCGACCCACTACGTCGCCGGTCCGGAGCGGATGGAGCGGGCGATCCGCGGCATCGAGCTCGAGCTGGACGACCAGCTGGCGAAGTTCGAGCGCGAGGGCAAGCTGCTGGAGGCCCAGCGGCTGCGGATGCGCACGACGTACGACGTCGAGATGATGCGCCAGGTCGGGTCCTGCTCGGGCATCGAGAACTACTCGATGCACATCGACGGCCGCGGCCGCGGCTCGGCGCCCAACTGTCTGCTGGACTACTTCCCGGAGGACTTCGTCCTCGTCGTCGACGAGTCGCACGTCGCGGTGCCGCAGATCGGCGGCATGTACGAGGGCGACATGTCCCGCAAGCGCAACCTCGTCGAGCACGGCTTCCGGCTGCCGAGCGCCATGGACAACCGCCCGTTGCGCTGGGAGGAGTTCCTCGACCGGATCGGGCAGACGATCTACCTCTCCGCGACCCCCGGCAACTACGAGCTGGACAAGGTGGGCGGGGACGCCGTCGAGCAGATCATCCGCCCGACCGGCCTGATCGACCCTGAGGTGGTCGTGAAGCCGACCAAGGGCCAGATCGACGACCTCATCCACGAGATCCGCGAGCGCACCGAGAAGAGCGAGCGGGTCCTGGTCACCACGCTGACCAAGAAGATGTCCGAGGACCTCACCGACTACCTTCTCGACGCCGGCATCCGCACCCGCTACCTCCACTCCGAGGTCGACACGCTCAAGCGGATCGAGCTGCTGCGCGACCTCCGGCTCGGGGAGTACGACGTGCTCGTGGGCATCAACCTGCTGCGGGAGGGCCTGGACCTCCCCGAGGTGTCGCTGGTGGCGATCCTCGACGCCGACAAGGAGGGCTTCCTGCGCTCCGACAAGTCGCTGATCCAGACGATCGGTCGCGCCGCCCGCAACGTGTCCGGACAGGTGCACATGTACGCCGACCGGATCACGCCCTCGATGGAGTCGGCGATCGACGAGACCAACCGGCGGCGCGCCAAGCAGGTCGCCTACAACAAGGCCCACGGCGTCGACCCGCAGCCGCTGCGCAAGAAGATCGCCGACATCACCGAGATGCTGGCGCGCGAGGACGAGAACACCCAGGCCCTGTTGCAGACGTGGGCCGGCACCGAGGCCAAGGGCCGCGCCGGCGGGGTCAAGGCCAAGCAGCCCGTGCCCGGGTTGTCCAAGGAGGCCGCGGGCAAGCACGCCGAGGGCCTGGCCGGCATGCCCAGCTCCGAGCTGGCGCAGCTGATCCAGGAGCTCACCGACCAGATGAAGGGTGCGGCGGCCGAGCTGCAGTTCGAGGTCGCGGCGCGGCTGCGTGACGAGATCTCCGATCTGAAGAAGGAGCTCCGTCAGATGATGGAAGCCACCAGGTGACCCCGGCGACCACCACCTCTCGGGCCTGGGCGGTCTGGGTCACCGGACTGCTGGTCTACTTCCTGGCCGTCTTCCACCGCTCCTCACTCGCGGTCGCCGGGCTGGCCGCGACCGACCGCTTCGACATCTCCGCCTCCCAGCTGGCGACGTTCACGATGCTGCAGCTGCTGGTCTACGCCGGGATGCAGATCCCGGTCGGGCTGCTGGTCGACCGGTTCGGGTCCCGCAGCGTCCTGCTGGCGGGCACCCTGCTGCTGACCGCCGCCCAGTCCGGCTTCGCCGTCGCCGACTCCTACGGGCTGGCGCTGGTGGCGCGGGTCTTCGTCGGGATGGGCGACGCGATGACCTTCATCTGCGTGCTGCGGCTGGTCACCACCTGGTTCCCGGTGCGCCGGATCCCCCTCGTCACCCAGCTGACGGGCATGCTCGGCCAGCTGGGCGCGGTGATGGCGGCGATCCCCATGACCTGGGCGCTCGGCCACCTCGGCTGGACCGAGGCCTACCTGCTCGCCGCCTCGCTCGGCATCGTGCTGGCCGTCGCGCTGCTGCTGGTCCTGCACGACAGCCCCGAGTCCCGTCACCTGCGCGGGCCCCGGCTCTCGCTGGCGGCGGTCCGGGTGAGCCTGGCCGCCTCCTGGGCCCATCCCGGCACCCGGCTGGGCTTCTGGATCCACTTCTCCTCGCAGTTCAGCCTCACGGCGCTCAGCCTGCTGTGGGGCTACCCGTTCTTCGTCCGCGGGGAGGGGCTGAGCCCGACCGCGGCCGGCACCCTGCTCACCGTGCTGATCGTGGCCGTGATGCTCGCCGGCCCGACGCTGGGCTGGCTTGTCGGCAGCTACCCGTGGCACCGCTCCTCGATGGCGGTGGCCATCGTCGCCACGATCGCGGCCGTGTGGACCGTGGTGCTGGCCTGGCCGGGCACGGCGCCGATGTGGTTGCTGGTGGTGCTCGCGCTGGTCGTCGGCGTCGGTGGACCCACCTCGATGATCGGCTTCGACGTGGGCCGCACGTCCAACCCCGGGGCCCGGATGGCCAGCGCCAGCGGCATCATCAACCAGGGCGGGTTCCTCGCCAGCCTGGTGCTGGTCGTGGCGATCGGCGTGATCCTGGACTGGCGGACGCCCGGCACCAGCACGGCGTACACGCCCTCGGCGTTCCGCTGGGCGATGAGCTCGCAGTACGTCCTCTGGGCGCTGGGCCTGACCCAGATCCTGCGCTACCGGCGCCAGGCGCGCCGGGTGGTCGACCGCGACGAGCTCTACGCGGCCAGGCTGGTGTCGTAGCCGACCCGGCGATGCTCAGCGGGGCCGGCCCCGCAGGCACAGCAGCCGCCAGTGGTTGCGCCCGTCGTTTCGGGAGTAGGCGAGGTCGTCGAGGGCGGCGGCGGCCAGCGCGAGGCCTCGCCCGGACTCGGCGTGCTCGTCGGGCATCGCGACCCTGCTCAGGTCGAGCTCCATCGGCAGCCCGTTGTCGGCGAACGCCGCCTGCAGCGCCTCCGGGGTCACGGCCAGGCACACCGTGAACCGGCGCTGCCCGTCGCCGGCCGGCTGGTCGAGGCGGTACGCGTGCTCGACGATGTTGGCGAGCACCTCCACGACCGCCATCTCGAAGCGGATCCGGTCCGCGTCCTCGACGTCGGGATGTCGCAGCCACACCTGCTCCAGCAGTCCGTGCAGCAGGTCGATGATCGCCGGATCGGCCGGAGCGGACAGCTCGATCCGGCCCGGCAGCTCCGGCAGGGACGGCTCAGTCATCGAACGCGGCCTCCACCGACTCGCGGGGGCGCAGCACCCGGTCGAGGTTGGTCAGCTCCAGCACGGTCGTCACCGGCGCCGTCGGCCGGGCGATGCGCAGGTCACCGCCCGCCTGCCGGGCCGACTTGAGCCCGGCGATGAGCGCGCCGAGGCCGGAGGAGTCCAGGAACGTCGTCTCGCCCATGTCGACGACGATGCGGGTGCTGCCGTCCGACACCAGGTCGGCGATGATGTCCCGCAGCCGCTTGGCCGAGACCATGTTGAGCCGGCCCCGGGGGGACACCACCGCGACGTCGCGGCTGTGGGTGTCGACGTCGAACTCGATCATCGTGCTCCTTCGTGGGTGGGGGTGCGGTGAGGCGGCTCGAAGCCGTCGTACCGGACGGCCGGGATGATGACGCCCAGGACGGCCAGGTCGAACACGACCCAGCAGAGGTTGACCAGCGTGCCCAGCGGGTGGGCGGCGCCCACGGCGACGCGCACGACCCCGACGACCGCGGCCACGAGGAGCAGCCCCATGGTCCACAGCTGGGGCCGGACCAGGTGCCAGGGTCGGGTGCCGGCCCCGCTGCGCGTCTTGGGGGTGACCGCGAAGTCGAGGCTGCGGCCGAACCACACGTTGCCCACCGCGGAGGTCACCGACCGGATCCAGGTGGGGAACAGGGCCAGGGAGTACTGCTGCCCGCGCCAGGTGGGCCGGCCGTTCGCCACCAGGAGGAACAGCAGCTGGTTGACGACCAGGAACGGCACCAGGCGGACGAAGAACTGCAGGCTGAACGACTGCACCGGGAGCACCCCCGAGACCAGGTAGATGACCGGGGCGGCGAAGTAGACGATCGCCGCGAAGCCCGAGAGGTAGCTCCACATCGTCGCGAAGTACATCAGCCGCTGGGGGAGCGAGAGGCCGCGCTGGACCAGCGGGTTCTCCCGCAGCATCACCTGCACGGTGCCCTGGGCCCAGCGGAGCCGCTGGGTGAGCATGGTCGCGACGTCCTCCGGCGCGAGCCCCCGGGCCAGGATCTCGTCGTGGTAGACCGTGCGCCAGCCCAGGGCGTGCAGCCGCATGCAGGTCGCCATGTCCTCGGTCACCGAGATGGTGGCCAGAGGCATCAGCGGCTGGGCCTCGCCCGCCCGGTCGACGTCCACGGCGCGGACCAGCGCCTCGACGCTCTCGATCGCCCCCAGCGGCGACCACTGCCGGTGGCCGAGCTGGTCGAGCAGGGTGTCGTCCACCACGGCCAGCCCGCCGTCGCCGCCGCTGGCCCGCTCGAGCTCGTGGATGGCCTCGAGGTCGGCGCGCATCGACTCGACGTCGGCCGAGACCAGCCCCGCACGGATCGCGTCGACGCGCTGCTGGAAGGCGAAGGTCACGTCGAAGAGCGCCGCGCCGCCGCGCAGCTGGCGCCGGGCCGCGTCCAGGGCCTCGCCCACCCCGTCGAGGGCGGCCCGCAGCTGCGCGTCCCCGGTGCCGAGCCGTCGGCGTGCGGAGCGCAGCACCGACCGCGCGGTGCGCAGGGCGCGGTGGACGCCGAGCTCGACCTCGGTGACGTAGCGGGACACCCCGAGCTGCATCAGCGCCTCGCGGCGCAGCACCGCGTTGGAGCCGCAGAAGAACGCCGCGTTCCAGCCGTCCTTGCCCTGCTGGATCGGCCCGTAGAACAGCGGCGCCTGGCTGCCCAGCGGGTCGGTGGCCGGCACGTTCACGAAGTACTGCGGGGTCTGCACCAGCGCCAGCCGCTCGTCGGTGA is a window encoding:
- a CDS encoding MFS transporter; its protein translation is MTPATTTSRAWAVWVTGLLVYFLAVFHRSSLAVAGLAATDRFDISASQLATFTMLQLLVYAGMQIPVGLLVDRFGSRSVLLAGTLLLTAAQSGFAVADSYGLALVARVFVGMGDAMTFICVLRLVTTWFPVRRIPLVTQLTGMLGQLGAVMAAIPMTWALGHLGWTEAYLLAASLGIVLAVALLLVLHDSPESRHLRGPRLSLAAVRVSLAASWAHPGTRLGFWIHFSSQFSLTALSLLWGYPFFVRGEGLSPTAAGTLLTVLIVAVMLAGPTLGWLVGSYPWHRSSMAVAIVATIAAVWTVVLAWPGTAPMWLLVVLALVVGVGGPTSMIGFDVGRTSNPGARMASASGIINQGGFLASLVLVVAIGVILDWRTPGTSTAYTPSAFRWAMSSQYVLWALGLTQILRYRRQARRVVDRDELYAARLVS
- a CDS encoding ATP-binding protein translates to MTEPSLPELPGRIELSAPADPAIIDLLHGLLEQVWLRHPDVEDADRIRFEMAVVEVLANIVEHAYRLDQPAGDGQRRFTVCLAVTPEALQAAFADNGLPMELDLSRVAMPDEHAESGRGLALAAAALDDLAYSRNDGRNHWRLLCLRGRPR
- a CDS encoding glycosyltransferase family 2 protein; the encoded protein is MSGRRAARTTSAARLVVIRLVVLLTAVLGTDYVAWRWLDSVNWHAWWIAVPLVVAETYSLVDSLLFGLAMWRLKERGEPPPAPEGLTVDVLVTTYNEPLDLVLSTARAAREIRYPHRTWILDDGGRPDLRAAAEAEGIGVITRSEDWEGMPRHAKAGNLNNALMTLEGEFLLILDADQVPAAGILDRTLGYFTDERLALVQTPQYFVNVPATDPLGSQAPLFYGPIQQGKDGWNAAFFCGSNAVLRREALMQLGVSRYVTEVELGVHRALRTARSVLRSARRRLGTGDAQLRAALDGVGEALDAARRQLRGGAALFDVTFAFQQRVDAIRAGLVSADVESMRADLEAIHELERASGGDGGLAVVDDTLLDQLGHRQWSPLGAIESVEALVRAVDVDRAGEAQPLMPLATISVTEDMATCMRLHALGWRTVYHDEILARGLAPEDVATMLTQRLRWAQGTVQVMLRENPLVQRGLSLPQRLMYFATMWSYLSGFAAIVYFAAPVIYLVSGVLPVQSFSLQFFVRLVPFLVVNQLLFLLVANGRPTWRGQQYSLALFPTWIRSVTSAVGNVWFGRSLDFAVTPKTRSGAGTRPWHLVRPQLWTMGLLLVAAVVGVVRVAVGAAHPLGTLVNLCWVVFDLAVLGVIIPAVRYDGFEPPHRTPTHEGAR
- a CDS encoding STAS domain-containing protein, with the protein product MIEFDVDTHSRDVAVVSPRGRLNMVSAKRLRDIIADLVSDGSTRIVVDMGETTFLDSSGLGALIAGLKSARQAGGDLRIARPTAPVTTVLELTNLDRVLRPRESVEAAFDD
- the uvrB gene encoding excinuclease ABC subunit UvrB; translation: MRPVTDLERRVAPFQVVSDYQPSGDQPAAIAEISKRIKGGVEDVVLLGATGTGKTATVAWVAEQLQRPMLVLQPNKTLAAQFANELRQLFPDNAIEYFVSYYDYYQPEAYVPQTDTYIEKDSSINEEVERLRHSATNSLLTRRDVIVVSTVSCIYGLGTPQEYVDRMLRLRVGEEHDRDSILRRLVEIQYTRNDMSFTRGTFRVRGDTLEIFPVYEEHAVRIEFFGDEIERLMTLHAVTGEVLTEDEELYVFPATHYVAGPERMERAIRGIELELDDQLAKFEREGKLLEAQRLRMRTTYDVEMMRQVGSCSGIENYSMHIDGRGRGSAPNCLLDYFPEDFVLVVDESHVAVPQIGGMYEGDMSRKRNLVEHGFRLPSAMDNRPLRWEEFLDRIGQTIYLSATPGNYELDKVGGDAVEQIIRPTGLIDPEVVVKPTKGQIDDLIHEIRERTEKSERVLVTTLTKKMSEDLTDYLLDAGIRTRYLHSEVDTLKRIELLRDLRLGEYDVLVGINLLREGLDLPEVSLVAILDADKEGFLRSDKSLIQTIGRAARNVSGQVHMYADRITPSMESAIDETNRRRAKQVAYNKAHGVDPQPLRKKIADITEMLAREDENTQALLQTWAGTEAKGRAGGVKAKQPVPGLSKEAAGKHAEGLAGMPSSELAQLIQELTDQMKGAAAELQFEVAARLRDEISDLKKELRQMMEATR